Proteins found in one Erythrobacter sp. 3-20A1M genomic segment:
- the alaS gene encoding alanine--tRNA ligase, with product MQSTNEIRRSFLDYFGKRGHTEIASAPLVPYNDPTLMFVNAGMVPFKNVFTGLEPRPAPTATSAQKCVRAGGKHNDLDNVGYTARHHTFFEMLGNFSFGDYFKAQAIEHAWTLLTKEWGLGPEKLLATVYHTDDEAFELWRKIAGLPEDRIVRIATKDNFWAMGDDGPCGPCSEIFYDHGEDIPGGPPGSPDEDGDRFIEIWNLVFMQHEQVAGEIVGDLPNKNIDTGMGLERIAAVMQGVHDNYDTDTFKALIAASENLTGVAAEGGNTASHRVIADHLRSTSFLIADGVLPSNEGRGYVLRRIMRRAMRHAHLLGSAEPLMHRLVPALVTEMGQAYPELSRGEALIREVLEREETRFRQTLEKGLRLLDEATESLGKGDTLDGGTAFKLYDTYGFPYDLTEDALRTRGIAVDNAGFDAAMAQQKAAARAAWKGSGQAADSELWFDIAEREGATEFTGYAATSGEGRVVALIRDGTEVEEAKEGDTVTVLANQTPFYGESGGQSGDTGTITTPEGLRIEVTDTGKPLGRLHTHEGTVVAGSVRPGDTVHLEVDAERRARVRANHSATHLVHAALRHRLGDHVTQKGSLVAEDRLRFDFSHPKPLTAEDIAAVEEEVNAEIRANETVSTRLMSPDDAVAAGALALFGEKYGEEVRVLSMGRAGEGGRNYSVELCGGTHVEATGDIQLFRIVSESAVSSGVRRIEALTGEAARRWLVDREDALKEAASALRTNPEEVAERVTALLDERKRLEKELADAKKQLALGGGGAAAAKADETVAGVTFSGQVIDGLEAKELRGLLDQEKQRIGSGIAAICAVNDGKAAFAVAVTKDLTDRFDAVALVRVGVSELGGKGGGGRPDMAQGGGPDGSKGEAALAAVREALAA from the coding sequence ATGCAGTCGACCAACGAAATTCGCCGTTCCTTTCTCGATTACTTTGGCAAGCGCGGCCACACGGAGATCGCGAGCGCGCCGTTGGTGCCGTACAACGATCCCACATTGATGTTTGTCAACGCCGGCATGGTGCCGTTCAAGAATGTGTTCACCGGGCTTGAGCCGCGACCGGCTCCGACCGCCACCAGCGCGCAGAAATGCGTGCGCGCCGGTGGCAAGCACAACGATCTCGATAATGTCGGCTACACCGCACGCCACCACACCTTCTTCGAGATGCTGGGCAACTTCAGCTTCGGCGACTATTTCAAGGCACAGGCAATCGAGCATGCTTGGACGCTGCTGACGAAGGAATGGGGCCTGGGCCCCGAGAAGCTGTTGGCAACGGTCTATCACACCGACGACGAAGCGTTCGAACTGTGGCGCAAGATCGCCGGTCTGCCCGAAGATCGCATTGTCCGCATCGCGACCAAGGACAATTTCTGGGCGATGGGCGACGACGGACCGTGCGGTCCATGCTCGGAGATATTCTACGACCATGGCGAGGATATTCCAGGCGGACCGCCCGGATCGCCCGATGAGGATGGCGACCGCTTCATCGAGATCTGGAACCTCGTGTTCATGCAGCATGAGCAGGTGGCTGGAGAGATCGTCGGCGATCTGCCGAACAAGAACATCGATACCGGCATGGGGCTCGAACGCATCGCCGCGGTGATGCAGGGCGTCCACGACAATTACGATACCGACACGTTCAAAGCGCTGATAGCGGCGAGCGAAAATCTGACTGGCGTCGCTGCCGAGGGCGGCAACACCGCCAGCCACCGGGTGATCGCGGATCATCTGCGCTCGACCAGCTTCCTTATCGCCGATGGGGTGCTGCCATCTAACGAGGGGCGCGGTTATGTGTTGCGCCGCATCATGCGTCGCGCGATGCGCCACGCGCATCTGCTCGGCTCGGCCGAGCCGCTGATGCACCGGCTCGTCCCCGCACTCGTAACCGAGATGGGCCAAGCCTATCCCGAGCTGTCGCGCGGCGAAGCGCTCATCCGCGAAGTACTCGAGCGCGAGGAGACGCGGTTCCGTCAGACGCTGGAGAAGGGCCTTCGCCTGCTCGACGAAGCGACCGAGAGCCTGGGAAAGGGCGATACCTTGGACGGGGGGACCGCGTTCAAGCTCTACGACACCTACGGTTTTCCCTATGATCTGACCGAAGACGCGCTGCGCACCCGCGGCATTGCGGTCGATAATGCGGGCTTCGACGCTGCCATGGCGCAGCAGAAGGCCGCCGCGCGCGCCGCGTGGAAGGGTAGCGGGCAGGCCGCCGACAGCGAGCTATGGTTCGATATCGCCGAGCGCGAAGGAGCCACCGAATTCACCGGCTACGCCGCGACCAGCGGCGAGGGTCGTGTCGTCGCGCTGATCCGGGACGGCACGGAAGTCGAAGAGGCGAAAGAAGGCGATACGGTAACCGTGCTCGCGAACCAAACGCCCTTTTACGGTGAAAGCGGCGGTCAGTCGGGGGACACCGGGACCATCACGACTCCTGAGGGGTTGAGGATCGAAGTTACCGACACGGGTAAACCCCTTGGTCGCCTGCACACGCACGAAGGCACCGTTGTCGCAGGTTCTGTCCGGCCGGGCGATACGGTGCATCTCGAGGTCGATGCCGAGCGCCGCGCACGCGTGCGGGCGAACCATTCGGCCACGCACCTTGTGCATGCCGCGTTGCGCCACCGGCTGGGCGATCATGTGACGCAGAAAGGATCGCTCGTGGCGGAAGATCGTCTGCGGTTCGATTTCTCGCATCCCAAGCCGTTGACGGCAGAGGACATCGCTGCCGTCGAAGAGGAGGTGAATGCGGAAATCCGGGCGAACGAAACCGTCTCCACACGCCTGATGTCTCCCGACGACGCAGTCGCCGCGGGTGCGCTGGCGCTGTTCGGTGAGAAGTATGGCGAAGAAGTTCGCGTGCTATCGATGGGCCGGGCGGGCGAGGGCGGTCGCAATTATTCGGTCGAGCTGTGCGGTGGCACACATGTCGAGGCGACCGGCGATATCCAGTTGTTCCGGATCGTGTCGGAAAGTGCGGTCAGTTCGGGTGTGCGCCGGATCGAAGCGCTGACCGGAGAGGCGGCGCGTCGCTGGCTCGTCGACCGCGAGGATGCGCTCAAGGAAGCGGCGAGCGCGTTGCGTACCAATCCGGAAGAGGTCGCCGAGCGGGTTACCGCGCTGCTGGACGAGCGCAAGCGGCTCGAGAAGGAACTGGCCGACGCGAAGAAGCAGCTGGCCCTGGGCGGGGGCGGCGCAGCGGCGGCGAAGGCCGACGAAACGGTTGCCGGCGTAACCTTCAGCGGTCAGGTGATCGACGGCTTGGAAGCCAAGGAGCTGCGCGGGCTACTCGATCAGGAGAAGCAGCGTATCGGTTCGGGCATCGCGGCGATCTGCGCTGTCAACGATGGCAAGGCGGCGTTCGCGGTTGCGGTTACCAAAGACCTCACTGACCGGTTCGATGCGGTGGCGCTGGTTCGCGTTGGAGTGAGCGAGCTTGGCGGGAAGGGTGGTGGCGGCCGCCCCGACATGGCGCAAGGCGGCGGCCCGGATGGATCGAAGGGCGAGGCGGCGCTCGCCGCTGTGCGCGAGGCGCTCGCCGCCTGA
- a CDS encoding response regulator — protein sequence MKSLQVRSASGSGQEGMIWVLALLGSIALVWLASGSALLALAYAGGLATLSALVLLGIRGRKSGADSELAPPDWSVTSAAIAKHAHPLAITDRANRLVCANALFADKWGTCAPPAIGAPRESVEDLTRLAREAWRDGRAEALVSLDDEGQSWTVVAERAGRGDDFLVWGFHPRSDRDAVDQATAIVAGIFGNVLGRAGIEAAIVGPDGIIRSVSLSFAERAVGDRNATLAGQDFSSLLRSDERDRIYFAREGREGPSHSLVHVPLSTESQGAVAADEAPSLMLLLEAGVGIGTGDISAPSATPQLEALLGALPMGLAMTERDGRFLFANKAFLRATGRELEGLPQYPSDLVVREDKAALADAVRRYGKGSVNSGDFAARLRHEPDEPVSIGLAGVRGLGEAAVLISLVDSREEGQLRREMAQATKMQAVGQLAGGVAHDFNNVLTAIIGYCDLMLLRHTPGDGDYDDIQQIKTNSNRAASLTRQLLAFSRQQTLRPEVLQLPDVVSEVSQLLRRLLGEKIELEVRHDRDLGPVRADPGQLEQVIVNLAVNARDAMLAGGGRTGRLTMTTRQVTAKDVRKMGSEILPVADYTALIVQDTGGGIPADILGKIFEPFFTTKEQGKGTGLGLSTVYGIVKQSGGFIFADNVTSAGSHPGARFTIYLPVHRGEVPKPREAARSEPAREWSGGGKVLLVEDEDTVRLVAERALTRAGYTVTACANGEDGLAAVSRGDQSFDLVVSDVVMPGMDGPAMVRAIRAHKPRLPVLFMSGYAEGQLRSEIDVPNMHFIAKPFNVQQISEKVGDVLRFARAEV from the coding sequence ATGAAGAGCCTTCAGGTGCGGAGCGCTTCTGGTTCGGGCCAGGAGGGAATGATCTGGGTCCTTGCGTTGTTGGGCAGCATAGCGCTGGTCTGGCTAGCGAGTGGATCCGCCTTGCTGGCATTGGCCTATGCCGGGGGTCTCGCGACCCTGTCGGCCTTGGTGCTGCTGGGAATTCGAGGGCGGAAAAGCGGTGCCGATAGCGAACTGGCACCCCCCGACTGGTCGGTTACTTCGGCGGCGATCGCGAAACACGCGCACCCTTTGGCGATCACCGATCGGGCCAACCGACTGGTGTGTGCCAATGCCCTCTTTGCCGACAAGTGGGGAACCTGCGCCCCCCCGGCGATCGGCGCGCCTCGCGAAAGCGTGGAGGATCTGACCAGACTCGCGCGCGAAGCGTGGCGGGATGGTCGGGCGGAAGCGTTGGTGTCCCTGGACGACGAAGGCCAGTCCTGGACAGTTGTCGCCGAGCGTGCCGGGCGGGGTGACGACTTTCTCGTCTGGGGGTTCCACCCGCGTTCTGACCGCGATGCAGTCGACCAGGCAACTGCAATCGTTGCAGGGATATTCGGCAATGTCCTGGGCCGTGCAGGTATCGAAGCGGCGATAGTCGGCCCTGATGGTATCATCCGCTCCGTATCGTTGAGCTTTGCCGAGAGGGCGGTTGGCGACCGGAACGCGACCCTTGCCGGTCAGGATTTTAGCTCGCTGTTGCGTAGCGACGAGCGCGACAGAATCTATTTTGCGCGTGAGGGTAGGGAGGGGCCATCACATAGCCTGGTGCACGTGCCGCTCTCGACCGAGTCCCAAGGCGCGGTTGCGGCAGATGAAGCGCCTTCGCTGATGCTGTTGTTGGAAGCCGGAGTGGGTATCGGCACCGGGGACATATCCGCGCCCAGTGCAACTCCGCAGCTCGAAGCGTTGCTCGGTGCATTGCCCATGGGTCTCGCGATGACGGAGCGGGATGGACGCTTCCTGTTTGCCAACAAGGCTTTCCTGCGGGCAACCGGGCGCGAGCTGGAGGGACTGCCGCAATATCCCTCCGATCTCGTGGTGCGCGAGGACAAGGCAGCGCTGGCCGACGCGGTACGCCGTTACGGGAAGGGCTCCGTGAACAGCGGCGATTTCGCCGCCCGATTGCGGCACGAACCGGACGAGCCGGTGTCTATCGGCTTGGCGGGCGTACGCGGGTTGGGCGAGGCCGCAGTCCTGATCAGCCTCGTCGATTCGCGCGAAGAGGGTCAGTTGCGGCGAGAGATGGCGCAGGCGACCAAAATGCAGGCGGTCGGGCAGCTCGCCGGCGGTGTCGCGCATGATTTCAACAACGTGCTGACGGCCATCATCGGTTATTGCGATCTCATGCTGCTGCGCCACACCCCGGGTGATGGCGATTACGACGACATCCAGCAGATCAAGACCAATTCCAACCGCGCGGCCAGCCTGACGCGACAGCTGCTCGCCTTTAGCCGTCAGCAGACGCTGCGGCCGGAGGTGTTGCAGCTGCCCGACGTGGTCAGCGAAGTGAGCCAGTTGCTGAGGCGCCTGCTCGGCGAGAAGATCGAGCTCGAAGTGCGTCACGATCGTGATTTGGGACCGGTGCGCGCCGATCCGGGTCAGCTGGAACAGGTCATCGTGAACCTCGCCGTGAACGCGCGCGATGCGATGCTGGCGGGTGGTGGGCGAACCGGTCGTTTGACCATGACGACCCGGCAGGTGACCGCGAAGGACGTGCGCAAGATGGGGTCGGAGATACTCCCGGTGGCGGACTATACCGCCCTCATCGTGCAGGACACCGGGGGGGGCATTCCGGCCGATATTCTCGGAAAGATTTTCGAGCCGTTCTTCACCACCAAGGAACAGGGGAAGGGCACCGGACTGGGTTTGTCGACCGTCTATGGCATCGTGAAACAGTCGGGCGGCTTCATCTTCGCAGACAATGTAACGAGCGCCGGTTCTCACCCGGGCGCACGGTTTACCATCTATCTCCCGGTCCATCGCGGCGAAGTTCCCAAACCAAGGGAAGCCGCGCGTTCCGAGCCTGCGAGGGAATGGTCGGGAGGGGGCAAGGTCCTTCTGGTGGAGGACGAAGATACGGTGCGGCTTGTGGCCGAAAGAGCGCTGACACGGGCAGGCTATACGGTCACGGCCTGTGCCAATGGCGAGGATGGGCTGGCTGCAGTCAGCCGGGGAGACCAGTCGTTCGACCTTGTGGTGTCGGATGTCGTCATGCCGGGAATGGACGGGCCTGCCATGGTGCGTGCTATCCGCGCCCATAAACCCAGGTTGCCGGTTCTCTTCATGTCCGGCTACGCCGAAGGGCAATTGCGTTCGGAAATCGATGTGCCCAACATGCATTTCATCGCCAAGCCGTTCAATGTTCAGCAAATCAGCGAGAAGGTCGGAGACGTTTTACGGTTCGCGCGTGCAGAAGTCTGA
- the recA gene encoding recombinase RecA — protein sequence MSANLKLVEKESNVDRQKALDAALAQIDRAFGKGSAMKLGSREAMNVEAISTGSLGLDIALGVGGLPKGRVIEVYGPESSGKTTLALHVIAEAQKNGGTAAFVDAEHALDPVYAKKLGVDIDELIVSQPDTGEQALEITDTLVRSNAIDVLVVDSVAALVPRAEIEGEMGDSHVGLQARLMSQSLRKLTGSINRSKCMVIFINQLRMKIGVMYGNPETTTGGNALKFYASVRLDIRRTGQIKDRDEIIGNSTRVKVVKNKVAPPFKQVEFDIMYGEGISKIGEILDLGVKAGIVEKSGSWFSYDSIRIGQGRENAKTYLKEHPEVCDKLEAAIRGKTDDVAEEMMTGPDAED from the coding sequence ATGTCCGCCAATCTGAAGCTGGTTGAAAAGGAATCCAACGTGGACCGTCAGAAGGCGCTCGACGCCGCTCTCGCACAGATCGATCGTGCTTTCGGCAAGGGGTCGGCGATGAAGCTCGGCTCGCGCGAGGCCATGAACGTGGAGGCGATCTCCACCGGCTCGCTCGGCCTCGACATTGCCCTCGGCGTCGGCGGCCTGCCCAAGGGGCGCGTGATCGAGGTTTACGGGCCGGAAAGTTCGGGCAAGACCACGCTGGCCCTCCATGTCATCGCCGAAGCGCAAAAGAACGGCGGAACGGCAGCCTTCGTCGACGCCGAGCACGCGCTCGATCCGGTGTACGCGAAGAAGCTGGGCGTCGATATCGATGAACTCATCGTCTCGCAGCCCGATACGGGCGAGCAGGCTCTTGAGATCACTGACACACTGGTGCGCTCCAACGCGATCGACGTGCTGGTGGTCGATTCGGTGGCGGCGCTGGTGCCGCGGGCCGAGATCGAGGGCGAGATGGGCGACAGCCATGTCGGCCTGCAGGCGCGCCTCATGTCGCAGTCGCTGCGCAAGCTGACCGGTTCCATCAATCGGTCTAAGTGCATGGTGATCTTCATTAACCAGCTGCGCATGAAGATCGGCGTGATGTACGGCAATCCGGAGACCACGACCGGCGGCAACGCGCTCAAGTTCTATGCCTCGGTCCGGCTCGATATCCGCCGCACCGGGCAGATCAAGGATCGGGACGAGATCATCGGCAACTCCACCCGCGTGAAAGTGGTCAAGAACAAGGTCGCTCCGCCTTTCAAGCAGGTCGAGTTCGACATCATGTATGGCGAGGGGATTTCTAAGATCGGCGAAATTCTCGACCTTGGCGTAAAGGCTGGGATCGTGGAAAAATCCGGCTCCTGGTTCTCTTATGACAGCATCCGGATCGGCCAGGGGCGAGAGAACGCCAAGACCTATCTCAAGGAACACCCCGAAGTTTGCGATAAGCTGGAGGCTGCGATCCGTGGCAAGACCGACGATGTCGCCGAGGAGATGATGACCGGTCCTGACGCGGAGGACTGA
- a CDS encoding DUF2062 domain-containing protein, with amino-acid sequence MPEREELARNRWLAPIAHRFLSPELWRFTRRSVPRGVALGLFCGFIVPIGQIFLAAFMALPARANVPLAAAVTFITNPFTFPFWVVVANRLGARVLAIDSHIGGAVLETEGFQTLRGFFEAAGVTVFGFVVLAIVSAALGYLISGLLWRIVVTRRRNRRLRAMERRLSERLAQDAGE; translated from the coding sequence ATGCCCGAACGGGAGGAGCTGGCCCGCAATCGCTGGCTCGCGCCGATCGCACACCGGTTTCTCAGCCCCGAATTGTGGCGTTTTACGCGCCGATCGGTGCCGCGCGGGGTGGCCTTGGGTCTGTTCTGCGGCTTCATCGTGCCGATCGGGCAGATTTTCCTTGCCGCCTTCATGGCGCTGCCGGCCCGGGCCAATGTCCCCCTGGCCGCAGCGGTCACCTTCATCACTAATCCGTTCACGTTTCCCTTCTGGGTGGTAGTCGCCAATCGGCTCGGCGCGCGCGTGCTGGCGATCGACAGCCACATCGGCGGTGCGGTGCTTGAGACCGAGGGGTTCCAGACGCTGCGTGGCTTTTTCGAAGCCGCCGGCGTTACTGTCTTCGGCTTTGTGGTCCTCGCGATCGTATCGGCGGCGCTCGGTTATCTGATCTCCGGATTGCTGTGGCGCATCGTCGTGACGCGGCGTCGCAACCGTCGCTTGCGCGCGATGGAACGCCGTCTCAGCGAGCGACTGGCGCAGGACGCCGGCGAATGA
- the smpB gene encoding SsrA-binding protein SmpB, which yields MAKPKPETFDKQKTVAENRRARFDYAVEDKFEAGLALQGTEVKALRAGEASIAESYAEVRDGQAWLINANIPEYTHGNRQNHEPRRPRKLLLHAREIERLVGATERKGMTLVPLSIYFNRQGRAKVELALAKGRQAQDKREYLKDRDWQRDKARIMRDHN from the coding sequence ATGGCCAAGCCCAAACCAGAAACTTTCGACAAGCAGAAGACCGTGGCGGAGAATCGCCGCGCCCGGTTCGATTACGCCGTGGAGGACAAGTTCGAGGCGGGCCTGGCGTTGCAGGGAACCGAAGTAAAGGCTCTGCGCGCGGGCGAGGCGTCGATTGCCGAAAGCTATGCCGAAGTGCGGGACGGGCAGGCGTGGCTGATCAATGCCAACATTCCCGAATACACCCATGGTAACCGGCAGAATCATGAACCGCGCCGTCCGCGCAAATTGTTGCTTCACGCGCGTGAAATCGAACGGCTAGTCGGTGCCACCGAGCGCAAGGGCATGACCCTCGTGCCGCTGAGCATCTATTTTAACCGACAGGGTCGGGCGAAGGTCGAACTTGCGCTGGCCAAGGGGCGGCAAGCGCAGGACAAGCGGGAATATCTGAAGGATCGCGACTGGCAGCGGGACAAGGCGCGGATCATGCGCGACCATAACTGA
- the dapA gene encoding 4-hydroxy-tetrahydrodipicolinate synthase yields the protein MFSGSIPALVTPFRDGTFDEATFRRLVDWQIESGSKALVPCGTTGEASTLSNAEHHRVIEICIEHAAGRVPVIAGCGSNDTQNALLHMQFSRKAGAAAGLCVAPYYNKPSQTGLIAHFSHLAENSELPIVLYNVPGRTVTDIAPETTCHLANTYPDRIVAIKDASEDLSRVADHRMGIGREFCQLSGNDELALPFNAAGGVGCISVTANVAPVLCARFQQACADNDLIEARRLNDQLYPLHYAMFEDSSPAPVKYALSRVMEGMTDEVRLPLTPCSEHARRAVDQALEHAGLV from the coding sequence ATGTTCTCGGGTTCGATCCCCGCTCTGGTGACTCCTTTTCGCGACGGAACGTTCGACGAGGCGACGTTTCGCCGGCTGGTCGACTGGCAGATCGAAAGCGGTAGCAAGGCATTGGTCCCCTGCGGCACCACCGGGGAAGCTTCCACGCTGTCGAATGCGGAACACCACCGCGTGATCGAAATCTGTATCGAGCATGCCGCCGGCCGGGTGCCGGTCATCGCCGGCTGCGGCAGCAACGACACGCAGAACGCCCTCCTGCACATGCAGTTCAGTCGCAAGGCGGGCGCGGCTGCCGGGCTCTGCGTGGCACCCTACTACAACAAACCCAGCCAGACGGGTCTGATCGCGCATTTCAGCCACCTCGCCGAGAACAGCGAACTCCCGATAGTCCTCTACAACGTTCCCGGCCGGACCGTCACCGACATCGCGCCGGAGACGACCTGTCATCTGGCAAACACCTATCCCGATCGAATCGTGGCAATCAAGGACGCGAGCGAGGACTTGTCACGCGTTGCCGACCATCGGATGGGAATCGGACGCGAATTCTGCCAGTTGTCGGGCAATGACGAGCTGGCGCTGCCGTTCAACGCCGCCGGCGGGGTGGGGTGCATTTCTGTGACCGCCAATGTCGCCCCGGTACTATGCGCCCGGTTTCAACAGGCCTGCGCCGATAATGATCTGATCGAAGCACGGCGGCTCAACGACCAGCTTTATCCGCTGCATTACGCGATGTTCGAAGACAGCAGCCCCGCGCCGGTGAAATACGCCCTCAGCCGCGTGATGGAGGGGATGACCGACGAAGTCCGCCTCCCCTTGACCCCCTGCAGCGAACACGCGCGCAGGGCGGTCGATCAGGCGCTCGAACACGCGGGGCTGGTCTAG
- a CDS encoding cation:proton antiporter: MAGDLAPSPELADALVILGAAGIVIPVFARFRITPVIGFILVGILVGPYGLGQFAFENRWLGYITIDNPENLEPFAEFGIILLLFTIGLELSFDRLWKMRRLVFGLGAMELIIIGSVIAIVLAMMGQYWTGALGLGLALALSSTAIVLPISGTSSSVGKAALSMLLFEDIAIVPIIFLLGALAPYAQADGLSGIWDTLWQGAAVIAALLILGRFGLPRLFAQAARTKSPELFLAASLLVVIGASLATAATGLSPIVGALIAGLLIAETEFHGEVETIMEPFKGLALGVFLLTVGMSIDLVSIWENFGPIMLAVVLVLSFKALVTGVLLRLMGARRSTATETGILMASPSETTLIVLSAAGSAMLIQPGTAAFWQIVTAIGLTITPVLAMIGRLVGRHVDPSPVVEDALEDDAPRVFIIGAGRVGRLVADMLVAHGKPYLAIDSDADLIERARRDGYRALFGNAARTRTLEAMDLGSAAAVVLTMDQPVLAQRITTKLRQTFPDLLIVARARDSEHAGALYRAGASHAVPETLESSLQLSEAVLTDIGVAMGPVIASIHEKRDEFRAKIQHEGALDHTPKLRTSSANG, translated from the coding sequence ATGGCCGGAGATCTCGCCCCCTCACCCGAACTCGCCGATGCGCTCGTGATCCTCGGCGCAGCGGGAATCGTGATCCCGGTCTTCGCCCGGTTCCGCATCACCCCCGTGATCGGCTTCATCCTGGTCGGTATCCTCGTCGGACCGTACGGGCTGGGCCAGTTCGCGTTCGAGAACCGATGGCTCGGCTACATAACCATCGACAATCCGGAGAATCTGGAGCCCTTCGCAGAGTTCGGCATCATCCTGCTGCTGTTCACGATCGGGCTGGAGCTTTCCTTCGACCGATTATGGAAGATGCGCCGCCTCGTCTTCGGGCTCGGGGCGATGGAGTTGATCATCATCGGCAGCGTCATCGCGATCGTGCTGGCGATGATGGGACAATACTGGACCGGTGCGCTGGGGCTGGGGCTGGCGCTGGCGCTGTCCTCCACCGCCATCGTGCTGCCGATTTCGGGCACCTCCTCCTCGGTCGGGAAGGCAGCGCTTTCCATGCTGCTGTTCGAGGATATCGCGATCGTCCCGATCATCTTCCTGCTCGGCGCGCTTGCCCCCTATGCGCAGGCGGATGGGCTGTCGGGCATCTGGGATACGCTATGGCAAGGCGCGGCGGTGATCGCGGCCCTGCTGATTTTGGGCCGTTTCGGCCTCCCCCGCCTGTTCGCGCAGGCCGCCCGCACCAAGAGCCCCGAACTGTTCCTTGCCGCCAGCCTGCTGGTGGTGATCGGCGCGAGCCTCGCCACTGCCGCCACCGGCCTGTCGCCGATCGTGGGCGCGCTGATCGCCGGATTGCTGATCGCCGAAACCGAGTTCCACGGCGAGGTCGAGACGATCATGGAGCCGTTCAAGGGCCTCGCGCTGGGCGTATTCCTGCTGACCGTGGGCATGAGCATCGACTTGGTCAGCATCTGGGAGAACTTCGGCCCGATCATGCTCGCGGTGGTCCTCGTCCTTTCGTTCAAGGCACTCGTCACCGGCGTGTTGCTGCGCCTGATGGGGGCGCGCCGCAGCACTGCGACCGAGACGGGGATCCTGATGGCGAGCCCGTCGGAAACCACGCTGATCGTGCTCAGCGCTGCGGGCTCGGCCATGCTGATCCAGCCCGGCACCGCTGCGTTCTGGCAGATCGTGACCGCCATCGGGCTCACCATCACGCCCGTTCTGGCGATGATCGGACGCCTGGTGGGGCGGCATGTCGATCCCTCGCCCGTGGTGGAAGATGCGCTGGAGGACGATGCGCCACGCGTGTTCATCATCGGGGCGGGCCGCGTCGGGCGCCTGGTCGCGGACATGCTGGTCGCGCACGGCAAGCCCTATCTGGCGATCGATTCGGACGCCGACCTGATCGAGCGCGCACGCCGGGACGGCTATCGCGCCCTGTTCGGCAATGCGGCCCGCACGCGGACGCTGGAGGCGATGGATCTGGGCTCCGCCGCCGCGGTCGTCCTCACCATGGATCAGCCGGTGCTTGCGCAGCGCATCACCACCAAGCTGCGTCAGACGTTTCCCGACCTCCTCATCGTCGCCCGGGCGCGGGACAGCGAACACGCCGGCGCGCTGTACCGTGCAGGGGCGAGCCATGCGGTGCCCGAGACGCTGGAAAGCTCGCTCCAGCTGTCCGAAGCGGTGCTGACCGATATCGGCGTCGCCATGGGACCGGTGATCGCCAGCATTCATGAGAAACGCGACGAATTCCGGGCCAAAATTCAGCACGAGGGCGCGCTCGATCACACGCCCAAATTGCGGACCTCATCCGCGAACGGCTGA